GATGAGCCCGCAAATAATAAGGATGATCCACAGCGGGCTGCCGTAGATGGCGACCTTTTCGGCAATCGCCAGAATCCTCATCAGTGTGGCATTCCCATTGAGGTCGCCTGCGTCCGCACCGTCAAGCGAGGACTGGTCGCGCGCCTGGTTCTGGTCGTGCAACGGATCGACGAGCGGCACCGGCGGCTGACGCACGAGCGTCTTCGGGTTCGGCGGTGTCAGATCCTGGTTCTTGTTCGGGATCTTCGTCTCCTTGGGGGTGGGGTAGAAGGGTACCCAGCCGTAATCCTTGAAGTTGATCTCGACCCAGGCCTCGATGTCGTTGCCGGTGAAATCGGTTTGTGCCACGCCGTTCTTGGTGTGCGTGGTGCGGGCCTTGGAAATGTTGCCGTCCTTGTCCTTCGGAATGAAGCCGAGTACCACACGCGCGGGGAGGTTGAGCTCGCGGGCCATCATCGCCATCGCCGACGCGTACTGCTCGCTGTCGCCGACCATTGCGGTGCCGCCGAGCATGGAGTCGATACGGAAGTTGCCGTGGCCGGGCAGCGACGGATAATCGCCCGCCAGCCCGTGAGAGAACCAGCCCTTGGTCTTGAGCGCCGTGGCGAGGGTTGCCGCCGTCGCGCCGTCACTGGCCTGCTTGCCGGTCAAAGCCGGAGCGAGTCTGCTGGCGCTGTCGGGAATATCCCTCGCTTCGGGTTGTGTAATACGTTGCGCGTGTGCGTGGATGATCTGCTGCTGGCTGGGAATGTCGGCGATGACGCCGGATTCGGTATAGGTCTGTCCGCCAAGTGCCGTGTTGGGAACGATGGCCGAATGAGTACCCATGTTGTAATAGAAATCCTGGGTATTCATACCGACGGACGTCGCTTCGCCCGCCAATGGCATCCATTGCTCGGAGAAGCCCCTATGCACTTTGAAGGTGGCTTTGAAATGCTCGCCTTGCGTCGTGTTGGCGATGCCGCTGCCGATCTTACGATAATCGGAGGAATCGCTGGCGTCGGTGGAATCCGAAAGGTTCCAGACGTTGCCGTCGAAGCGATCCATGACGGCCAGACGCACCGGTGTGCCGGCGGGAAGCCCGGAAACGGAAAGCAGCGTTTCCTTCTTATGGTATTTGACATACGAGCGCATATCGCTTAACGGGCTGGTGTATTGGTGCGGGTCAAGCGGCGGGTTGTAGCGGTCGCGCAGGGTGAGGCGGTGCTGCGGGACGATGAGGGTCGCGCCGAACGAGAGACCGACGGCAAGAACGATAATTATTGCCATGCTTACCGGCCGGCGGATATCCAGCGACTGCCAGCGCCAGGCCAGCCAAACGACCAACGCCAACATGGCGATAATGCCGCAGACCGGACGCAGCGTGCCGTAGGCGGTGCCCAGAAGTGCGCTCACCACAAGGTTCAAAGCCAGCGGGAAGACGGTGATGAGGTTGATTTTGTTACTCACCGAAACCGCGAAAACACCGGCCAGGAACGCCGTCCACAGGTTGAGCGTCCACAACGCCATCAGGCTGCCGTTGGCATTGCCGAGTGGCGGAATAACGGCGATGACGTATTTGAACGAGCCGAAAGTCTGTGTGAAACCTTGGGTGATGGTTTTGAGGCTCGGTACGATATGCGCGATGGTCGTGTCGTTCAGGGCGATGATGGGCCCGACGAGGAACTGGGCGAGGACCAGGAAAACGATCTGCCACCACAGTTTCAGCGCCGGATTGACTCCGGCCAACGCAATCAGAACGCCAAGCAGCGCTGCCGGAATGGCTGCCATGGCCCAGACCAGAACGTTGCCGTAGACATCGATGAGATTGGCGGAATTGAGGCAGACGGCGACCAGAACGAGCAGCGCGCCGATGGCGGCGGTGGCCCAGGGGCGGCGCACGGTGACGAACATTTGTCGCTGGCCGTTGCTGGTGGCGGTCAGGGCGATCGGGGCCCGGGTCGTGCTTGCCCACGTGCCGGTGGTGTTGGTGCCGGTCGTGCCGGTGAAATCGGGGAGGGAGACCGAAGCGGAAGCAGCCGCAGAAGCAGAGCCGGAAGTCTTGGAACGGCTTGGATTCGCTCGGCTCTGGCTTGTCCGGCCCGTCGGATTGATTGCCGCGTTAAAGGAATCGCTCATTTCAGCGCCTCCATGATCAAAGGCAGGTCGTCGAGCGCCGAAAGCGTGGCCAGAGTGAAGTCATCGTATTGGTGGATGGCGTTGCCGGCGATAGGGTCGATCTGCAGCATCACGCAGATGGATTCCCGGCTCAGCGCTGCGGCAATGCGGCGGAGACGTTGGAGTTTGGCTCCCGAACCGACCACGAAGAAATAGAACGAAGCGCCGGGGCTCGTAGCGAGAGTCGCGACGGCGAGGTTCGGGTTTTCGTCTATGTCCGGCTTGACCCCGCTCATCCAGTCGAGGAAGGGCATCGCCCCGCGCGCAATCAGGGAATCGGCGGCGGCCTGCACGGCCAGCGGGCGGTCTTCGAGCAGACATTCGGTGCCGATGGAGGAGGCGACGCTCACGGCGAGCTCGAATTCGTCTTCGGACGAGTAATCCGTAGGGTTGACGCCAAGGGTGATGGAAGTATCGGTGCGTTTGGTCGCTTCGTATTGCCGCACCATCATCGTGCCGGTTTTCGCCGACGAAAGCCAGTGGACGTTGCGCATGTCATCGCCGGGGCGGTATTCGCGCAGACCGTAGAAGTCGAGATCGTCGTCGACCACCTGGCCGGAAGGGCTGCCTTCGAGGTCGCGGAAAATACCGGAATCAAGGGTATTGAGGAACACGGTTTTCGGATGGATATAGACCTGAACGGACTGCGAAAGCGACTGCTCGTGCCGCACGATGCCGAAGGGGTCACCTTTGCTGATTTTCAAGGGGCCGACGGGCAGGATGGCGCGCGAAGTGGCGCGGAACTCGACCTGCTCACCTTTGGCTTTGCCGGGAGCCAGTGCGGGGATGCGGAAACGTTGGTGCATCTCGCCCATCGGCAGGTCGCCGAGCACACTGACGGTTGGGCTTTTGCCGGGGTTGGAGATATTGATATCGACCTTGACGCTATCGCCGACGGTGATGCGGTTATCTGAAACGGATAGTTCTGCATGGAATTTTGTGTTTCCGAGCGACATCGCGATGCCGCAAAGCAGCATCACCAGTCCGATGATGCCGCAGACCAGCAGTTCGTGCCATCCAAGCGACGGGAACGCTGCTAGGCAGACCACGGCCATACCGGTTACCGACCAACCGAGCGGCGAGACGTAGGCGGTGAGCCATCCAGGCAGCCTTTTGCGCAAACCGGCCGCATTGTGCCGAACCTTGAGCCAAAGATGGCCAAGACGAGTGTTGTTTTGCAACAGGCTGGGTCTACGCCCTTTGAGGCGGCGACGGCCTTGTTGACTTTGCCTTCCCGCGTTTACCGCCATAGCCCCGTTCTGGGTGGATGCGGAGAAACCGGGTGGCGTCGCCTGCGGCTGGTGTCGGTTTTTGGTAAAGTGCATGGTCTTGCTTTCAGGCTCCCATGGCAGGGGCTGGGACGGATTCGACGATTTCGGAGACGACCTGTTCGGCGGTTTCGCCCTTGAACGCGGTTTCGGCGTTCAGAATGATGCGGTGGGCGAGCACCGGCACGGCGAGGTCCTGCACGTCGTCGGGGAGCACGTAGTCGCGTGCGTCGGCGGCGGCCCAGATGCGGGCGCAACGGGTCAGTGCCAGTGCGCCACGCATGGAGGAGCCCACGCGAAGTTTTTCGCTCAGCCTGGTGGCCTCGATGAGGCGTTCGATGTATTCAAGGATGCGGTCATCGACGCGCACGTCCTTGGCCGTCTTGCGCAGCCTGATGATGTCGTCGCCACTCAAAACCGCGGAAACGGTGTCGGCGCGGTCGGTGATGTCGATGTCCTTCAAGATGCCGATCGACACGTCGTGGCCGGGCGCGCCCACGGAGGTCTTGATGAGGAAGCGGTCCATCTGGGCCTCAGGCAGCTTATAGGTGCCAAGCTGTTCCAGCGGATTCTGGGTGGCGATGACGATGAACGGCTGCGGCATCGGGTAGGTCTTGCCGTCGACAGTCGTCTTCTGCTCTTCCATGACCTCCAGCAGTGCGGACTGGGTCTTCGGCGAAGCACGGTTGATCTCATCGGCCAGCACGATGGAGGCGAAGATCGGGCCCTCACGGAATTCGAATTCGCCGGATTTCTGGTCGTAGAAGGTCACGCCGACTACGTCGCTCGGGAGCAGGTCGGGGGTGAACTGGATACGCTTGAACGAGGTGGCGATGGAATTGGCCAGGCCTCGCGCCAGCTGCGTTTTGCCGGTGCCGGGGTTGTCTTCCAGCAACACGTGGCCGCCGACCATCAGCGCGGTGACGCACAGTTTGATTGGTTCGGGCTTGCCGACCACGACCTTGCCGATGTTGTCGACCAGTGCGTCGAAGGAACGCTTGAATTCAAGAATGGAATCCTTGGGCGGGGTGATGATCGTCGAAGCCGGCGTGGCCGCGGCGTACGGGGCCGAAAGCGAATCCGGGCTGACGGAAGCGTTGGGGGAGACCTGCGACTGGAAGCTGCCGGTTGACGAAGTGTATGACATTGAGGATGGTGCTTGGTAGCCACTTGGCGTCGGGTTCGTGGTATTGCCGGTGACGGGCGCCAGGTTTGCGGTTGCAGGAGTGGCGGAAGACGCGAAAGTAGCTGCAGAAGCGCTAGTAGAAGTCCCCGTGTAAGCACCGTCGGGAATTCCGGCAGGCGTGGCCGGAGAAGCAACATAGCTTCCGCCGGTTTGCGCGTCTAGCCCCGCGTCCGCAAAATTTTCAGTAGGAATGACCGGGGCATCGTTGTTGCTGCCGGGCATCGAGGTGCTCAATACAGTCTCTTCGGAGATGTCCTCATCCTCGCTGATGCCGTGGCTGATGGAACCAAGTACGGTGCTGTCGTCGCTCGGGTCAGTGGCCGTGTGCCTGGGTTCCCCCGAACGCTTCGGCAGCGAGGGGAACGCGCTGCCGCCGCCATTGGTCGTATCGTCGCCGGCGCTGAATTGCGGAAGATGGGCGGCTTCAGAAAGATGCGTGGCGTCCGAGATTTGCGTCTCATCGTTGGGTTTCTCTGGATTGTTGCTCATCGATTCTCCTTTGTGATGGCTTTACGGCTTTTCTTGATGAGGTATTGGTTTGTTGGTTTATAAAACAATCTGTATGGCTTCATGGGTTTACGACCTTGGTGACTGGAGCGCATGCTGGTCCGCAGCTCGCACATAGTCGTCCAACGTGAGCGTCTGGGCGAACACGCGAGGCGTCAGCGACTCGGAAGTGGGGGCCGGACGGGTCACCGATGTGGGGAATGTTGTTTTTTCGGTGTTGGCGTTGAGTTCGGATTCACTTGCGCTGGTCACCTTGATCTGCCAGGAATCTGGAGTGCCGGTGAAAGAACTGACATCAACGCTTGTCGTGCCTGCCGTCGGGGTAAAGCTTGCCGATGTGCCCCCGTCGTAGAGGATGAGCTCGACGGCTACATTGGCGCGACCGTATGTGTCGGGAAGCTTGCTGAGATTGATGTGGTCATGATCGGCCCAGGTGACAGTGATGCCACTTACGTCAGCTGGCTTTTTCCAGAGATCGTTATTGCTCGCGCCGGCTTCGTCGCTATCGACTCCGTTCAAGGTCTGCTTGACGGCCTTGCTGCCACAGGACGTCCACGGCCCGGGAAGGTTATAGGTAGTCGGGCTGGTTGCTGGCGAGGCACCGATCTTGAATCCGGTGTGATCCCCGTTGGCTTCCCAGGTGAGTGTGCATACGCCGTTGTTTTGGGTCAGCTTCACATTGGCTGGCGGCGCCGGCTTATAACGTGGGGTCAGCGTGGCGGTCAGCGTCTTCGCGTCAGGACCGTCTTTTCGCGGCGTGACGACGGCTGTGACGGTGAATGGATTGTTAAGAGCATCTCCGGGAACAGCGACGCTCGTCGTCGGCGAGGAACACGACACGGATTGGCCATTGACACTGATGCTGTCGCATCCCGCATTGTGCATGTTTCCCAGAGTTATGGAGACGTCGATTTGCTTGGGGCTACTGCTGTTTTGCGCGGCTTGCATCGTCGGTCCGATGTCGCCCCAAGGCCCGTCCGCGTTCGACGATGTGCCGACAAGGCCGTCACCGGCGCGGTTGTGGCCGCGTACCGTCGCAGTGACGTTCATGCCGTCGTTGATGGAGCCATCGCCGATGTCGAAGCTGCAGCTTGTGGCCGAGCCGTCGACGATTTTGGTGCCGGCCGCCCCGTTCAGGGCTACAGTGTATTGGTCGGGCTTGGTGCCCACGTACGAAGCCGGATCCCAGGAGACGGTGATGGTGTGGTATCCGCCTTTCACCTTGATGCCGCTGGGCGCGTCGGGCACCTTGTCGGGCATGGCGTCCACACTGTTCGACGGCTTCGACCAGCCGGCCTCGTTCTTGGCCTTGACGCTGAAGCTGTAGTTCTTGCCGTTGGTTAGGCCTGTGATATTGCAGGTGGTCACCGCGCCGCAGGATTTGGCGTTGCCGTCATAGTCCACTTCGTAGTCGCTGATAGGGCTGCCGTTGGCTGTACCGGGCGTCCAGCTCAGGTTCACCGCACTGTCGGCGGGTTGTCCAGCTACTGGCGAGAGCAGCGGTGGAGCAGGCTTGTCGATGATCGAGACGGTGATGGTGGCGCTGACTTCACGTTCTTTGGTCTTGGTGGCGTCCTGCACATTGACAACGATGGTGTTCGACGATGCGCCGATGTCGGCGGCCGCGTGGATGCCGATGGAGCCCTTCGAGCCGCAGTCGACTTTGAGTTTCGCGGTATCGTCGGCCTGGCAGCTCACTACCGTCAGCGACGAGTTCGGGAACGGGTTGAAGGCCCCGTTGAGGATGTCGACGGTGGTGTCGTCGCCGGCGTTCATCCGCTTGTTGACCCCGGAAATCTGGGCGAGCGGGCGCGTGGATTGCACCACCTGCGCCGTCAGTCCCGCCGAAACGGTGCCGTTCGAATATTTGATGGTGATGGGAATACTCGACATCGACCCGACGGCGGCGTCAGTCGGTGCCTTCAACGTAAGCTTGCCGCCGCTGGTCAGATGCGATTCGATGGAACCGGAGGCTTCCCCGCCGGAATAGCTATAGTCCGTTTCGTCGTCATCCAGGCCGCTCGGGGCGTGGGTCAAGGCCGTCAGGTCGATGGTCTTGGCGTCCTCGCCGGCCGCCACGCTGATGGTGGAGGAGGAGAAGGTGGGCGGCGGCACGTTGCGGCCGATGACGGTGATGGGCAGTGTCAACACGGACGAATTGATGATCTTGGCCTGCTTTGAACCGTTCTTGTCTTTGCTGTTGTCGTCGCGCTTGCCGTCGGAGACCGTGAAAGTGATGGAAGCCGGGCCTGCATAATCCTTTGGCGCGGTGAACTTTAGGGTCTGGTCGTTGACGTAATAATCGGAATTATCGCTCTTGGTGGCGCTGATTGAGTTCTTGTCGACGTACGGTGTCTTGCCGGGGCCGACGCGCACGTAATCGGCGAGATTGATATTGACGCTGCGTTTCGCGTTCACCCTGATCGGCGGTGCCTTCGGACGCAGCATCGGCGGGAAGACGCCGTATTGCGGCACCTGGACGAAAGCCGTGGAAGTGATGTGATAGGTGGTGTTGGTCACCGTGTAAGGCACACTGCGCGCCTCGTTGGTGAGGTCGACGGTCACCGTGGTGGATTTCGCTCCGCCCTTGACGTGTGCGTGGTCGGCGGCCGTCGGGTCGATGCCGACCTTGAGTTCGTCGGCGGTGCCGGAGGGGTTCGCGATCCATTGCGAAAGGTCGACGTCCACGGATTTCTTGTCGAGCGTCGCGGCGGAAGGCACGCGGTAATCGTAGGCCGTGGGTGGCTCGATGGGTGCGTTCGGGTCGGTGATCACGGTCAACGTGGCGGTATCGGAAAGCCCTGCCTTGTCTTTGACGGTGTAGACGATGTATGACGTTCCTGCTTGAGCCGGCGTCTTGAACGAAATCATGTTGTCGGCCACATTGGCCCCGGTGATGCCTTGCATCATGAGGTTCTTGTCGACCTTGAGGTCGGTGTTGTCACCGGAGATATCGTTCTGGGCCACCGGCACATTGGCGGCGGTGTTGGGTCGCAGGGTCACCTGGTCGTCGCGTGCGTACACGCCGGAATCGGAGGTGCCCTTGTAGACGCCCACGCGAATCTGTGCCTGCGCTCGCTGGCCGGTCCAGTCTTCTACCGCGTAGGAGAAAGTATCGGTCCCTGATGAATCGCTATAGGCCTCGTAGACCATATAGTTCGCGCCGACTTCGTCGATACGTCCCATCTTCGGAGACTTGTCGCCAAGGCCAAGCAAGGTGTCGTCGTCGCCGTCGGTGTCGATGCCGGTCAGCGTGATCGGGATACGCACCTTCTGTCCGGCCGCGACCTGCGCCTGCGTGTCCTGCGGGGTGGGGGCGGGCTTGTTGTTGGCGTCCTTGGCGTGCACGGTGATGGTGATGATGCCGGAGGCCGCGTTGCCGAGGTTGTCGCGCACGGTGTAGGTCACCGGGTAGACGCCCGGGGTATTCGAGGCCTGATAACGCACGTCGTCGCCGGAAACGAAGACGAGGCCTTTGAAGGTCTTCTTGCTGAACTGCAAGGTGTTCTGCAGTTTCACCGTGGTGCCGTCGGCGTGGGAGACGTGGTCGATTACGTCGACGCTGACGATGCCGCCCGTACGCACGTTGGCGTTGACATTGGCGGCTTTCGGCGCCGCGTTGGCGGTGGTCAGGGCCGGCGGCTGCAGCACGATGGTGCCGCGGGTGGAACCTGCCGCGTTGGCCACGGTATAGGTCAGCTTTACTGGCTTGGTCGGAATTTGTCGGGCGGTCATATAGACACGCTTGTGGGCCACGAGCCCGGTTTTGATACCCAGTTTCGGGTCGACGTTGACGGAGGTCACCGAAAGCACGCCGCCCATCGGATCGGTGTCGTTGTTGAGCGGTTCGACGATGGCGGTGCGGTCGGCGCCCAGCAGCGCCACATCGTTGGCGGCCACCGGCTTGGCCGCTTCTCCGGCCACCGGCTGCACTTCCAATCGTGCCAGCCCTTGAGCCTCCACACTGCCTTGCGTGATGGTATACGGAACGTAATATGTACCGGGGTTGCTGGCCTTGAACGTGAAGGAAAGGTCGGCGGAATTGGTCGACGTCGTGGTGCCGCTTGGAGTATTGACGGCGGAAAGCACGGGTGGCTGGGCGCTGGTGCCGTGCACGTATTGTTTGAGTTCCACGGTGGTGGAGGTGTCGGGTGTGGTGTTCTTGGTCACCGGGTCGATCAGCGCCGGAAGCGTGTTCGCCGGGCGTACGGAGAAATAGATGAGCCCCATACCGGTGTGCATGCCGTCGGAGACGGTGACTTCCACACCCACGCGGCCCCCGGTCAGCGAGCCGGTGTTGAAGACGAGCTGGCCGTCGGCGCGGGTGGAGATGGCCACCTGGTCGTTGTTCTGCGCCACGGCGGAGACGAGCGTCATCGGGTCGCCTTCCGGGTCGCTGAAGCTGCCCAGCGCGTTGACGGTGAAGGTGGCTCCCTGCTCCACGTCGTATTCGGGCGGGGTATCGGTCTGGGCCGGAGGCTGGTTGACGGTGCCCCCGGTGATGTTGAGATTGACCGTCGCGGAGCTGGACTGTCCGCGTCCGTCGTTGATTTCGTAAGTGAAGCTGGCCTTGCCCGCACTGGCGCCTGAGGCGTCAAGTTGCAAATAACGTCCGGAATAGATCGGGGCGACGGTGATGCCGGTGCCGGAAACGGGCCCGACCTTGGTGATGTGCAACACCGAGCAGTCGGTCTGTTCATCGTTGCGCAGCACGTCAAGGATTTCCTGGCCGCCCACGCGCGCGCCGAAATTATCGTCCTCGGCCTTGATCTCGCCGGACTTGGTGGAGCAGGTGGGTTTGAACTGCGTCTGGTTGTTGGCCGAGTCTGAGTTCTTCTGCTGGTTGGTGGTCTTCTTCGTTTCGATTTGACGCCATTGGATCTTGATGACCTTGTTGGACTGATCCGGGTTCCACACGTTGCCGTTGGTGATGTCGTTCAAGACGACGAGCCGGTGGTTGGTGCGGAAGACGAGCTGCGAGGTCGGCGAGATGGATTGCAGGGTCTGCCATTGCGCCTGGGTGGTGTCGCCTTTGGCCTGGTCCGGGCTCGCGGCGCCGTCGGCGGAGCAAAGCCGGATATAGTTGTGCGCCTGCTGC
This genomic stretch from Bifidobacterium sp. ESL0690 harbors:
- a CDS encoding transglutaminase domain-containing protein produces the protein MSDSFNAAINPTGRTSQSRANPSRSKTSGSASAAASASVSLPDFTGTTGTNTTGTWASTTRAPIALTATSNGQRQMFVTVRRPWATAAIGALLVLVAVCLNSANLIDVYGNVLVWAMAAIPAALLGVLIALAGVNPALKLWWQIVFLVLAQFLVGPIIALNDTTIAHIVPSLKTITQGFTQTFGSFKYVIAVIPPLGNANGSLMALWTLNLWTAFLAGVFAVSVSNKINLITVFPLALNLVVSALLGTAYGTLRPVCGIIAMLALVVWLAWRWQSLDIRRPVSMAIIIVLAVGLSFGATLIVPQHRLTLRDRYNPPLDPHQYTSPLSDMRSYVKYHKKETLLSVSGLPAGTPVRLAVMDRFDGNVWNLSDSTDASDSSDYRKIGSGIANTTQGEHFKATFKVHRGFSEQWMPLAGEATSVGMNTQDFYYNMGTHSAIVPNTALGGQTYTESGVIADIPSQQQIIHAHAQRITQPEARDIPDSASRLAPALTGKQASDGATAATLATALKTKGWFSHGLAGDYPSLPGHGNFRIDSMLGGTAMVGDSEQYASAMAMMARELNLPARVVLGFIPKDKDGNISKARTTHTKNGVAQTDFTGNDIEAWVEINFKDYGWVPFYPTPKETKIPNKNQDLTPPNPKTLVRQPPVPLVDPLHDQNQARDQSSLDGADAGDLNGNATLMRILAIAEKVAIYGSPLWIILIICGLILLIKAIQLAVMARRGSSEQRIAAGWRAIDMLADQSGIKTSGTRRHQVAQIDKALKTVNEGAATAAASAAMAPITAQATTRKAQKAAEKAAKKRKPFKGHPIDLGQLQLLSREADWVAFSGKKPEETASEDYWKRVKAMRKAILADQPRMRRLRTRLSLRGVFHMPHVDLSRLKKAGSANAAGAAGHASSANASNAKTGKGAKASKAGKSGKTKPRKASKKNATKSASILNDVHAKPKTTARKGR
- a CDS encoding DUF58 domain-containing protein, which produces MHFTKNRHQPQATPPGFSASTQNGAMAVNAGRQSQQGRRRLKGRRPSLLQNNTRLGHLWLKVRHNAAGLRKRLPGWLTAYVSPLGWSVTGMAVVCLAAFPSLGWHELLVCGIIGLVMLLCGIAMSLGNTKFHAELSVSDNRITVGDSVKVDINISNPGKSPTVSVLGDLPMGEMHQRFRIPALAPGKAKGEQVEFRATSRAILPVGPLKISKGDPFGIVRHEQSLSQSVQVYIHPKTVFLNTLDSGIFRDLEGSPSGQVVDDDLDFYGLREYRPGDDMRNVHWLSSAKTGTMMVRQYEATKRTDTSITLGVNPTDYSSEDEFELAVSVASSIGTECLLEDRPLAVQAAADSLIARGAMPFLDWMSGVKPDIDENPNLAVATLATSPGASFYFFVVGSGAKLQRLRRIAAALSRESICVMLQIDPIAGNAIHQYDDFTLATLSALDDLPLIMEALK
- a CDS encoding AAA family ATPase, which gives rise to MSNNPEKPNDETQISDATHLSEAAHLPQFSAGDDTTNGGGSAFPSLPKRSGEPRHTATDPSDDSTVLGSISHGISEDEDISEETVLSTSMPGSNNDAPVIPTENFADAGLDAQTGGSYVASPATPAGIPDGAYTGTSTSASAATFASSATPATANLAPVTGNTTNPTPSGYQAPSSMSYTSSTGSFQSQVSPNASVSPDSLSAPYAAATPASTIITPPKDSILEFKRSFDALVDNIGKVVVGKPEPIKLCVTALMVGGHVLLEDNPGTGKTQLARGLANSIATSFKRIQFTPDLLPSDVVGVTFYDQKSGEFEFREGPIFASIVLADEINRASPKTQSALLEVMEEQKTTVDGKTYPMPQPFIVIATQNPLEQLGTYKLPEAQMDRFLIKTSVGAPGHDVSIGILKDIDITDRADTVSAVLSGDDIIRLRKTAKDVRVDDRILEYIERLIEATRLSEKLRVGSSMRGALALTRCARIWAAADARDYVLPDDVQDLAVPVLAHRIILNAETAFKGETAEQVVSEIVESVPAPAMGA
- a CDS encoding Ig-like domain-containing protein, with the translated sequence MKASRKPQGEHSIRLALRRLNSQTNRRWLTPVLVLLLLLGIVAGAIIINTLTRTHVHLDDGTVWVTSLKDRKAARFNVKLQQANGAVAPTTPTFDVSQHDDDVILSDGAKAQGIVASNLGIHGKADLKNSTSTFIGGATAAFLNHKTGNVWVGDSNNIDSIAPKTSAPQMQLGAHGLLAVDRNGAVYGYRPADGAVIKMDSAHSAAKTLKSITNGKETNADSFTVIGDRPVIATKQEIMWQGGSAQIDSRGPVMLQAPAVDDAQGDWVAASARNGIFTVDFKHSNKTAAFMNKGTADAAQPVSNKGCVYAAWSQQAHNYIRLCSADGAASPDQAKGDTTQAQWQTLQSISPTSQLVFRTNHRLVVLNDITNGNVWNPDQSNKVIKIQWRQIETKKTTNQQKNSDSANNQTQFKPTCSTKSGEIKAEDDNFGARVGGQEILDVLRNDEQTDCSVLHITKVGPVSGTGITVAPIYSGRYLQLDASGASAGKASFTYEINDGRGQSSSATVNLNITGGTVNQPPAQTDTPPEYDVEQGATFTVNALGSFSDPEGDPMTLVSAVAQNNDQVAISTRADGQLVFNTGSLTGGRVGVEVTVSDGMHTGMGLIYFSVRPANTLPALIDPVTKNTTPDTSTTVELKQYVHGTSAQPPVLSAVNTPSGTTTSTNSADLSFTFKASNPGTYYVPYTITQGSVEAQGLARLEVQPVAGEAAKPVAANDVALLGADRTAIVEPLNNDTDPMGGVLSVTSVNVDPKLGIKTGLVAHKRVYMTARQIPTKPVKLTYTVANAAGSTRGTIVLQPPALTTANAAPKAANVNANVRTGGIVSVDVIDHVSHADGTTVKLQNTLQFSKKTFKGLVFVSGDDVRYQASNTPGVYPVTYTVRDNLGNAASGIITITVHAKDANNKPAPTPQDTQAQVAAGQKVRIPITLTGIDTDGDDDTLLGLGDKSPKMGRIDEVGANYMVYEAYSDSSGTDTFSYAVEDWTGQRAQAQIRVGVYKGTSDSGVYARDDQVTLRPNTAANVPVAQNDISGDNTDLKVDKNLMMQGITGANVADNMISFKTPAQAGTSYIVYTVKDKAGLSDTATLTVITDPNAPIEPPTAYDYRVPSAATLDKKSVDVDLSQWIANPSGTADELKVGIDPTAADHAHVKGGAKSTTVTVDLTNEARSVPYTVTNTTYHITSTAFVQVPQYGVFPPMLRPKAPPIRVNAKRSVNINLADYVRVGPGKTPYVDKNSISATKSDNSDYYVNDQTLKFTAPKDYAGPASITFTVSDGKRDDNSKDKNGSKQAKIINSSVLTLPITVIGRNVPPPTFSSSTISVAAGEDAKTIDLTALTHAPSGLDDDETDYSYSGGEASGSIESHLTSGGKLTLKAPTDAAVGSMSSIPITIKYSNGTVSAGLTAQVVQSTRPLAQISGVNKRMNAGDDTTVDILNGAFNPFPNSSLTVVSCQADDTAKLKVDCGSKGSIGIHAAADIGASSNTIVVNVQDATKTKEREVSATITVSIIDKPAPPLLSPVAGQPADSAVNLSWTPGTANGSPISDYEVDYDGNAKSCGAVTTCNITGLTNGKNYSFSVKAKNEAGWSKPSNSVDAMPDKVPDAPSGIKVKGGYHTITVSWDPASYVGTKPDQYTVALNGAAGTKIVDGSATSCSFDIGDGSINDGMNVTATVRGHNRAGDGLVGTSSNADGPWGDIGPTMQAAQNSSSPKQIDVSITLGNMHNAGCDSISVNGQSVSCSSPTTSVAVPGDALNNPFTVTAVVTPRKDGPDAKTLTATLTPRYKPAPPANVKLTQNNGVCTLTWEANGDHTGFKIGASPATSPTTYNLPGPWTSCGSKAVKQTLNGVDSDEAGASNNDLWKKPADVSGITVTWADHDHINLSKLPDTYGRANVAVELILYDGGTSASFTPTAGTTSVDVSSFTGTPDSWQIKVTSASESELNANTEKTTFPTSVTRPAPTSESLTPRVFAQTLTLDDYVRAADQHALQSPRS